The Toxorhynchites rutilus septentrionalis strain SRP chromosome 3, ASM2978413v1, whole genome shotgun sequence genome includes a region encoding these proteins:
- the LOC129776512 gene encoding seipin, with translation MKIGNLILSILDPFKIIRNYLLKPLAVTGIVFAEEYRRKTSAGAKLTKNVVLKLIVLVLLGLSVVWASIFMYAYFYYTYMPTVSHIQDVHLSYRDCSSEKECLQYPTDTVILTKNQQLLMVGQPYRVILHIEMPESEQNDKTGMFTVCGTMHDHLYEFSMKSCRLTMIHYKSGLLKMLSTIFLTPFLILGYREEKQTVSVELFTHFEDSQAHPATSVDIRILSRDIQFYSAQLHITANFSGLRYLMFNWPVLSALIGIISNLFFIVIVCILSWYHWDDTEWIVEIKGKYQQIVGRAKAIEGPKQPEKLLGDDKKIYEIDEISGFKEDIDLTN, from the exons ATGAAGATCGGCAACTTAATACTAAGTATATTGGATCCCTTCAAAATAATTCGAAATTATCTGCTAAAACCCTTAGCGGTTACTGGAATAGTATTCGCTGAAGAGTACCGACGAAAAACAAGTGCTGGTGCGAAGTTGACAAAAAATGTAGTCTTGAAATTGATAGTGCTAGTGTTGCTCGGACTATCGGTAGTGTGGGCCTCGATATTCATGTACGCGTACTTCTACTACACATACATGCCAACCGTGTCGCATATCCAAGATGTGCACCTCAGCTATAG GGATTGTTCCTCAGAAAAGGAATGCTTGCAATATCCAACAGATACTGTGATACTAACGAAAAATCAACAGCTTCTGATGGTGGGCCAACCATATCGAGTGATACTACACATCGAAATGCCAGAATCGGAGCAAAACGATAAGACAG GTATGTTCACCGTCTGTGGAACAATGCACGACCATTTGTATGAGTTCTCCATGAAGTCCTGTCGACTCACAATGATACACTACAAATCGGGCCTGCTCAAAATGCTCTCGACGATCTTTTTGACTCCCTTCCTCATTCTGGGATACCGAGAGGAAAAACAAACGGTATCGGTTGAGCTCTTCACCCATTTCGAAGACAGTCAGGCACATCCAGCTACCAGCGTGGATATAAGAATTCTCTCGCGGGACATTCAGTTCTACTCAGCGCAGTTACACATTACAGCAAATTTTTCTGGATTACGGTACCTAATGTTCAATTGGCCAGTTTTATCAGCTTTGATTG GAATTATTTCTAACTTGTTTTTCATCGTGATAGTTTGTATTCTTAGCTGGTATCATTGGGACGATACTGAATGGATAGTCGAAATCAAAGGCAAATATCAGCAAATCGTGGGGAGAGCAAAAGCCATAGAAGGACCAAAACAACCGGAAAAACTACTCGGAGACGACAAAAAAATCtatgaaattgatgaaatttcgggTTTCAAAGAAGATATAGACTTAACGAATTAA